In a genomic window of Myotis daubentonii chromosome 18, mMyoDau2.1, whole genome shotgun sequence:
- the C4BPA gene encoding C4b-binding protein alpha chain isoform X1 encodes MVATPQSMYPPRAPDETLDRKGKMTAWPFSRLWRVSDSTLFRMALVAALLATVLGDCGPPPSLHFAFPMKELDETSYKEKTRLTYSCRPGYFRTSSKGAYVTCEGGSWQHETFCIKRKCSNPGELRNGEVILKPDYSFGSHIEFNCLEGYVLIGPTTSYCELQDRTVGWSHSFPECVIAQCEPPPAISHGKHNGWREESYPYGSSVTYSCNPSFSLVGEASISCKVENKTKGVWSPSPPTCKKITCPHPYVNHGRIVLGFRHSYTYKDSVTIECNKGFTIKGSNLVRCGADNNWNPPLPTCEIYSCTNLSDIPHAHWETYNHRLPTKDELYEVGTVLRYRCHPGYKTARNKPMTVTCQKNLEWTPYEECEEVCCPVPELKNGKIIPRKQQRRGLANKCDYFYGDSISYSCAGRRNAEASCQGDGTWSPETPTCGESCYYPPVIDHGHPKLTTHTFSANEAKYECDRGYTLVGNPILYCSSSRWSGPPPQCKAVCPTPEIEHGNLLVDKDQFVETENVTIQCDSGYAIVGPQNITCLEDRTWYPEVPKCEWVVPAGCEQVIAGRGLMQCLPNVEDVKMALELYKLSLEIELLEQQKDKAKKSTQESPI; translated from the exons ATGGTGGCGACGCCTCAGAGCATGTACCCTCCAAGAGCTCCAGATGAGACCCTGGATAGAAAGGGGAAAATGACAGCCTGGCCCTTCTCTAGGCTGTGGAGAGTGTCTGATTCGACTCTGTTCCGAATGGCCTTGGTGGCGGCTCTATTGGCTACTGTCCTTG GCGACTGTGGTCCTCCACCCAGTTTACACTTTGCTTTTCCAATGAAAGAGTTGGATGAGACAAGCTACAAAGAGAAAACTCGTCTGACATACAGCTGCCGCCCTGGCTACTTTAGGACCAGTTCCAAAGGTGCTTATGTTACCTGTGAAGGAGGCAGTTGGCAGCACGAAACCTTCTGTATCA AGAGAAAATGCAGCAACCCAGGAGAATTACGTAATGGGGAAGTGATCTTGAAGCCAGATTACTCTTTTGGATCACATATAGAATTCAACTGTTTAGAAGG GTATGTCTTAATAGGCCCAACCACTAGTTATTGTGAGCTCCAAGATAGAACAGTTGGCTGGAGTCATAGTTTTCCAGAATGTGTAA TTGCCCAATGTGAGCCCCCTCCAGCCATCAGCCACGGGAAGCACAATGGTTGGCGTGAAGAGTCCTACCCATACGGCTCCTCTGTCACCTACAGTTGTAACCCCAGCTTCTCCTTGGTGGGTGAAGCTTCCATTTCCTGCAAAGTGGAGAATAAAACAAAAGGTGTCTGGAGCCCCAGCCCTCCGACTTGTAAAA aaatcaccTGTCCTCATCCATATGTTAACCATGGAAGGATCGTCTTAGGATTTAGACACTCCTATACTTACAAAGACTCTGTCACTATTGAGTGCAATAAAGGTTTTACCATCAAAGGCAGCAATTTAGTTCGTTGTGGAGCTGATAACAACTGGAATCCTCCTCTTCCCACCTGTGAGATCT ATAGTTGTACTAACTTATCAGATATCCCACACGCTCACTGGGAAACATATAACCACCGCCTACCAACAAAAGACGAACTGTATGAAGTTGGGACTGTGTTGAGGTACCGCTGTCATCCTGGCTATAAAACCGCCAGAAATAAGCCTATGACTGTGACTTGTCAGAAAAATTTGGAGTGGACCCCATATGAAGAATGTGAGG aggtTTGCTGTCCAGTACCAGAGCTGAAGAATGGCAAAATCATTCCTCGAAAACAACAGAGGAGAGGTTTGGCCAATAAGTGTGACTATTTCTATGGAGACTCTATTTCATATTCATGTGCTGGGAGACGTAACGCTGAAGCTTCATGCCAAGGAGATGGCACCTGGAGTCCTGAAACACCAACATGTGGAGAGA GTTGCTATTATCCTCCTGTCATTGACCACGGACATCCTAAACTAACTACACACACATTCTCAGCTAACGAGGCTAAATATGAATGTGACAGAGGATACACTCTGGTTGGAAATCCCATACTCTACTGCAGTTCTTCACGCTGGTCTGGTCCACCTCCTCAATGCAAAG CTGTATGTCCAACACCAGAGATAGAACATGGGAATCTGCTTGTGGATAAGGATCAGTTTGTTGAAACTGAAAATGTCACCATCCAGTGTGACTCTGGCTATGCTATCGTCGGTCCCCAAAACATCACCTGCTTGGAGGACAGGACCTGGTACCCAGAGGTACCCAAGTGTGAGTGG GTGGTCCCTGCAGGCTGTGAGCAAGTGATAGCAGGCAGAGGACTCATGCAGTGTCTCCCTAACGTGGAGGATGTGAAGATGGCCCTGGAGCTGTATAAATTGTCTTTGGAGATTGAACTCCTggaacagcagaaggacaaggCGAAGAAATCCACTCAGGAGTCACCCATCTGA
- the C4BPA gene encoding C4b-binding protein alpha chain isoform X5, which yields MVATPQSMYPPRAPDETLDRKGKMTAWPFSRLWRVSDSTLFRMALVAALLATVLGDCGPPPSLHFAFPMKELDETSYKEKTRLTYSCRPGYFRTSSKGAYVTCEGGSWQHETFCISKKCSNPGELRNGEVILKPDYSFGSHIEFNCLEGYVLIGPTTSYCELQDRTVGWSHSFPECVIAQCEPPPAISHGKHNGWREESYPYGSSVTYSCNPSFSLVGEASISCKVENKTKGVWSPSPPTCKKITCPHPYVNHGRIVLGFRHSYTYKDSVTIECNKGFTIKGSNLVRCGADNNWNPPLPTCEIYSCTNLSDIPHAHWETYNHRLPTKDELYEVGTVLRYRCHPGYKTARNKPMTVTCQKNLEWTPYEECEEVCCPVPELKNGKIIPRKQQRRGLANKCDYFYGDSISYSCAGRRNAEASCQGDGTWSPETPTCGESCYYPPVIDHGHPKLTTHTFSANEAKYECDRGYTLVGNPILYCSSSRWSGPPPQCKAVCPTPEIEHGNLLVDKDQFVETENVTIQCDSGYAIVGPQNITCLEDRTWYPEVPKCEWVVPAGCEQVIAGRGLMQCLPNVEDVKMALELYKLSLEIELLEQQKDKAKKSTQESPI from the exons ATGGTGGCGACGCCTCAGAGCATGTACCCTCCAAGAGCTCCAGATGAGACCCTGGATAGAAAGGGGAAAATGACAGCCTGGCCCTTCTCTAGGCTGTGGAGAGTGTCTGATTCGACTCTGTTCCGAATGGCCTTGGTGGCGGCTCTATTGGCTACTGTCCTTG GCGACTGTGGTCCTCCACCCAGTTTACACTTTGCTTTTCCAATGAAAGAGTTGGATGAGACAAGCTACAAAGAGAAAACTCGTCTGACATACAGCTGCCGCCCTGGCTACTTTAGGACCAGTTCCAAAGGTGCTTATGTTACCTGTGAAGGAGGCAGTTGGCAGCACGAAACCTTCTGTATCAGTAA AAAATGCAGCAACCCAGGAGAATTACGTAATGGGGAAGTGATCTTGAAGCCAGATTACTCTTTTGGATCACATATAGAATTCAACTGTTTAGAAGG GTATGTCTTAATAGGCCCAACCACTAGTTATTGTGAGCTCCAAGATAGAACAGTTGGCTGGAGTCATAGTTTTCCAGAATGTGTAA TTGCCCAATGTGAGCCCCCTCCAGCCATCAGCCACGGGAAGCACAATGGTTGGCGTGAAGAGTCCTACCCATACGGCTCCTCTGTCACCTACAGTTGTAACCCCAGCTTCTCCTTGGTGGGTGAAGCTTCCATTTCCTGCAAAGTGGAGAATAAAACAAAAGGTGTCTGGAGCCCCAGCCCTCCGACTTGTAAAA aaatcaccTGTCCTCATCCATATGTTAACCATGGAAGGATCGTCTTAGGATTTAGACACTCCTATACTTACAAAGACTCTGTCACTATTGAGTGCAATAAAGGTTTTACCATCAAAGGCAGCAATTTAGTTCGTTGTGGAGCTGATAACAACTGGAATCCTCCTCTTCCCACCTGTGAGATCT ATAGTTGTACTAACTTATCAGATATCCCACACGCTCACTGGGAAACATATAACCACCGCCTACCAACAAAAGACGAACTGTATGAAGTTGGGACTGTGTTGAGGTACCGCTGTCATCCTGGCTATAAAACCGCCAGAAATAAGCCTATGACTGTGACTTGTCAGAAAAATTTGGAGTGGACCCCATATGAAGAATGTGAGG aggtTTGCTGTCCAGTACCAGAGCTGAAGAATGGCAAAATCATTCCTCGAAAACAACAGAGGAGAGGTTTGGCCAATAAGTGTGACTATTTCTATGGAGACTCTATTTCATATTCATGTGCTGGGAGACGTAACGCTGAAGCTTCATGCCAAGGAGATGGCACCTGGAGTCCTGAAACACCAACATGTGGAGAGA GTTGCTATTATCCTCCTGTCATTGACCACGGACATCCTAAACTAACTACACACACATTCTCAGCTAACGAGGCTAAATATGAATGTGACAGAGGATACACTCTGGTTGGAAATCCCATACTCTACTGCAGTTCTTCACGCTGGTCTGGTCCACCTCCTCAATGCAAAG CTGTATGTCCAACACCAGAGATAGAACATGGGAATCTGCTTGTGGATAAGGATCAGTTTGTTGAAACTGAAAATGTCACCATCCAGTGTGACTCTGGCTATGCTATCGTCGGTCCCCAAAACATCACCTGCTTGGAGGACAGGACCTGGTACCCAGAGGTACCCAAGTGTGAGTGG GTGGTCCCTGCAGGCTGTGAGCAAGTGATAGCAGGCAGAGGACTCATGCAGTGTCTCCCTAACGTGGAGGATGTGAAGATGGCCCTGGAGCTGTATAAATTGTCTTTGGAGATTGAACTCCTggaacagcagaaggacaaggCGAAGAAATCCACTCAGGAGTCACCCATCTGA
- the C4BPA gene encoding C4b-binding protein alpha chain isoform X2, which produces MVATPQSMYPPRAPDETLDRKGKMTAWPFSRLWRVSDSTLFRMALVAALLATVLGDCGPPPSLHFAFPMKELDETSYKEKTRLTYSCRPGYFRTSSKGAYVTCEGGSWQHETFCISKKCSNPGELRNGEVILKPDYSFGSHIEFNCLEGYVLIGPTTSYCELQDRTVGWSHSFPECVIAQCEPPPAISHGKHNGWREESYPYGSSVTYSCNPSFSLVGEASISCKVENKTKGVWSPSPPTCKKITCPHPYVNHGRIVLGFRHSYTYKDSVTIECNKGFTIKGSNLVRCGADNNWNPPLPTCEIYSCTNLSDIPHAHWETYNHRLPTKDELYEVGTVLRYRCHPGYKTARNKPMTVTCQKNLEWTPYEECEEVCCPVPELKNGKIIPRKQQRRGLANKCDYFYGDSISYSCAGRRNAEASCQGDGTWSPETPTCGESCYYPPVIDHGHPKLTTHTFSANEAKYECDRGYTLVGNPILYCSSSRWSGPPPQCKAVCPTPEIEHGNLLVDKDQFVETENVTIQCDSGYAIVGPQNITCLEDRTWYPEVPKCEWVFPTGCEQVIAARKLMQCLPSVEDVKMALDLYKLSLEIELLEQQRDKAKKSIP; this is translated from the exons ATGGTGGCGACGCCTCAGAGCATGTACCCTCCAAGAGCTCCAGATGAGACCCTGGATAGAAAGGGGAAAATGACAGCCTGGCCCTTCTCTAGGCTGTGGAGAGTGTCTGATTCGACTCTGTTCCGAATGGCCTTGGTGGCGGCTCTATTGGCTACTGTCCTTG GCGACTGTGGTCCTCCACCCAGTTTACACTTTGCTTTTCCAATGAAAGAGTTGGATGAGACAAGCTACAAAGAGAAAACTCGTCTGACATACAGCTGCCGCCCTGGCTACTTTAGGACCAGTTCCAAAGGTGCTTATGTTACCTGTGAAGGAGGCAGTTGGCAGCACGAAACCTTCTGTATCAGTAA AAAATGCAGCAACCCAGGAGAATTACGTAATGGGGAAGTGATCTTGAAGCCAGATTACTCTTTTGGATCACATATAGAATTCAACTGTTTAGAAGG GTATGTCTTAATAGGCCCAACCACTAGTTATTGTGAGCTCCAAGATAGAACAGTTGGCTGGAGTCATAGTTTTCCAGAATGTGTAA TTGCCCAATGTGAGCCCCCTCCAGCCATCAGCCACGGGAAGCACAATGGTTGGCGTGAAGAGTCCTACCCATACGGCTCCTCTGTCACCTACAGTTGTAACCCCAGCTTCTCCTTGGTGGGTGAAGCTTCCATTTCCTGCAAAGTGGAGAATAAAACAAAAGGTGTCTGGAGCCCCAGCCCTCCGACTTGTAAAA aaatcaccTGTCCTCATCCATATGTTAACCATGGAAGGATCGTCTTAGGATTTAGACACTCCTATACTTACAAAGACTCTGTCACTATTGAGTGCAATAAAGGTTTTACCATCAAAGGCAGCAATTTAGTTCGTTGTGGAGCTGATAACAACTGGAATCCTCCTCTTCCCACCTGTGAGATCT ATAGTTGTACTAACTTATCAGATATCCCACACGCTCACTGGGAAACATATAACCACCGCCTACCAACAAAAGACGAACTGTATGAAGTTGGGACTGTGTTGAGGTACCGCTGTCATCCTGGCTATAAAACCGCCAGAAATAAGCCTATGACTGTGACTTGTCAGAAAAATTTGGAGTGGACCCCATATGAAGAATGTGAGG aggtTTGCTGTCCAGTACCAGAGCTGAAGAATGGCAAAATCATTCCTCGAAAACAACAGAGGAGAGGTTTGGCCAATAAGTGTGACTATTTCTATGGAGACTCTATTTCATATTCATGTGCTGGGAGACGTAACGCTGAAGCTTCATGCCAAGGAGATGGCACCTGGAGTCCTGAAACACCAACATGTGGAGAGA GTTGCTATTATCCTCCTGTCATTGACCACGGACATCCTAAACTAACTACACACACATTCTCAGCTAACGAGGCTAAATATGAATGTGACAGAGGATACACTCTGGTTGGAAATCCCATACTCTACTGCAGTTCTTCACGCTGGTCTGGTCCACCTCCTCAATGCAAAG CTGTATGTCCAACACCAGAGATAGAACATGGGAATCTGCTTGTGGATAAGGATCAGTTTGTTGAAACTGAAAATGTCACCATCCAGTGTGACTCTGGCTATGCTATCGTCGGTCCCCAAAACATCACCTGCTTGGAGGACAGGACCTGGTACCCAGAGGTACCCAAGTGTGAGTGG
- the C4BPB gene encoding C4b-binding protein beta chain isoform X2, with product MFFRFVCYLVVVWLISGSDESCPELPPVDNSIFVAKEAEGHVLGTYVCIQGYHLVGESTLFCNASKEWNAGTPRCRLGHCPDPVLLNGKFSFRWPVKARDTITFTCDEHYILKGGNWSQCREDHTWVPPFPTCKSRDCGPPGNPAHGYYEGKNFNSGSTITYHCEDRYRLVGTQEQQCIDGEWNGAPPVCELIPEAPKPAPQTAHEKALLAFQESEELCKAVENFMQRLKENGSTMEELKHSLETKKAELEATISP from the exons ATGTTTTTTCGGTTTGTGTGCTATCTTGTGGTTGTGTGGCTGATTTCTGGCTCAGATG AGAGCTGTCCGGAGCTTCCCCCGGTGGACAACAGCATATTTGTTGCCAAGGAGGCGGAAGGACACGTTCTGGGGACCTATGTTTGTATCCAGGGCTACCACCTGGTAGGGGAGAGCACCTTGTTTTGCAACGCCTCCAAGGAGTGGAATGCCGGTACCCCCAGGTGCCGCT TGGGCCACTGTCCCGACCCTGTGCTGCTGAATGGCAAGTTCAGTTTCCGGTGGCCGGTGAAAGCGAGAGACACAATCACGTTTACATGCGATGAGCACTACATCCTCAAAGGCGGCAATTGGAGCCAGTGCCGCGAGGACCACACCTGGGTGCCTCCCTTTCCCACCTGCAAAAGCA GAGACTGTGGCCCTCCTGGGAACCCAGCTCATGGCTATTATGAAGGAAAAAATTTCAACTCAGGATCTACCATTACTTATCACTGTGAAGACAG ATACCGCTTAGTGGGCACACAAGAGCAGCAGTGCATTGATGGGGAATGGAACGGAGCACCTCCGGTCTGTGAATTGATCCCAGAAGCTCCCAAACCAGCTCCACAGACTGCACACGAGAAGGCACTG ctTGCCTTTCAAGAGAGTGAGGAACTTTGCAAAGCCGTAGAGAACTTTATGCAAAGATTAAAGGAAAATGGCTCAACAATGGAGGAGCTAAAACATTCTCTGGAAACAAAGAAAGCTGAGTTGGAGGCAACAATATCGCCCTGA
- the C4BPB gene encoding C4b-binding protein beta chain isoform X1 has product MFFRFVCYLVVVWLISGSDAESCPELPPVDNSIFVAKEAEGHVLGTYVCIQGYHLVGESTLFCNASKEWNAGTPRCRLGHCPDPVLLNGKFSFRWPVKARDTITFTCDEHYILKGGNWSQCREDHTWVPPFPTCKSRDCGPPGNPAHGYYEGKNFNSGSTITYHCEDRYRLVGTQEQQCIDGEWNGAPPVCELIPEAPKPAPQTAHEKALLAFQESEELCKAVENFMQRLKENGSTMEELKHSLETKKAELEATISP; this is encoded by the exons ATGTTTTTTCGGTTTGTGTGCTATCTTGTGGTTGTGTGGCTGATTTCTGGCTCAGATG CAGAGAGCTGTCCGGAGCTTCCCCCGGTGGACAACAGCATATTTGTTGCCAAGGAGGCGGAAGGACACGTTCTGGGGACCTATGTTTGTATCCAGGGCTACCACCTGGTAGGGGAGAGCACCTTGTTTTGCAACGCCTCCAAGGAGTGGAATGCCGGTACCCCCAGGTGCCGCT TGGGCCACTGTCCCGACCCTGTGCTGCTGAATGGCAAGTTCAGTTTCCGGTGGCCGGTGAAAGCGAGAGACACAATCACGTTTACATGCGATGAGCACTACATCCTCAAAGGCGGCAATTGGAGCCAGTGCCGCGAGGACCACACCTGGGTGCCTCCCTTTCCCACCTGCAAAAGCA GAGACTGTGGCCCTCCTGGGAACCCAGCTCATGGCTATTATGAAGGAAAAAATTTCAACTCAGGATCTACCATTACTTATCACTGTGAAGACAG ATACCGCTTAGTGGGCACACAAGAGCAGCAGTGCATTGATGGGGAATGGAACGGAGCACCTCCGGTCTGTGAATTGATCCCAGAAGCTCCCAAACCAGCTCCACAGACTGCACACGAGAAGGCACTG ctTGCCTTTCAAGAGAGTGAGGAACTTTGCAAAGCCGTAGAGAACTTTATGCAAAGATTAAAGGAAAATGGCTCAACAATGGAGGAGCTAAAACATTCTCTGGAAACAAAGAAAGCTGAGTTGGAGGCAACAATATCGCCCTGA